DNA sequence from the Verrucomicrobiota bacterium genome:
CTCGCTGGAGTGTGTCGAAAAAAAAGTTCACCTGCTGGTGGACGGCCATTATCCGGCGGAGGAAATACGCAAGGCGGAAACCAGCGCAGCAGTGCCGCATGTGGCCGCCGTGCCCAAGGTGCGCGAGTGGATGAAGAAAAGACAGCGGGAATGCCTCCAGTTCGGCAACCTGGTGATGGAGGGTCGCGACATTGGTACGAATATTTTTCCGGAAACAGATTTCAAATTCTACCTCGATGCCAGTCTGCAGGAACGCACTCAACGTCGCGCCGCTGAGGGCGTCCAGGAAAACCTGGCGGCGCGCGATCAGCGGGACAGTCAACGCGCGGCCGCGCCGTTGATGATCGCCCTCGGCGCGAAGGTCATCAACAATTCGGGCCTGACGGCGGAACAAACCAGCGGGATGATCATCGCCGAAATCAACAAGCGGCTGGCGCAGCGAACATGACTCAGTTCAGAAGTCAGAGGTCAGAGGGCGGAAGTCAGACACGAGACCGTCGTTTTTCCAATTCCGAGTTCTGGCTTCTGGCTTCAGACCTCCGGCCTCCCGCCTCCGACCGCCGAATCAAATGAATCCCAGTTACTTCATCGGCTGGTGTTTTTTTCGTCTTCTGTTCGCCACTTATTTTCGGTGTCGCTTTTGCAATCCGGAGCGCGTGCCGTTGCAGGGGCCGGTCATTCTGGCGGCCAATCACGCGAGCTATATCGACCCGCCGCTGATTGGTTCTGGGTTGAAGCGCTCGATCAATTACCTAGCGCGCGAAAATCTTTTCCGCTTTCCGGTGGTTGGCGCCGTTCTGCGGTCGTGGCAGGTCGTGCCGGTGGATCGGGACGGTGGTGGTGCGAAGGGGTTGAAAGCCATTCTCGATCGGTTGCTGGCGGGGGGCGCCATCATCGTGTTTCCAGAAGGAACGCGGACGCGCGACGGCCAATTGCAACCTGCGCGTTCGGGCATTGGATTAACGGTGATCAAATCGAGCGCACCGGTCGTGCCGGTGCGGGTATTCGGAACTTACGAAGCTTTCGGACGACACCTGCATGTTCCACGACCGTATCGAATGACAGTGAAGTACGGCCAACCGATGATGTTTGGAAAACTGCGCGCCGAGGCGAAAACCTGTTCCAAAGCGCGCCTTAAAGAGATTTATCAGCAGGTCGCTGATGAGATCATGGCAACCATTGCGAAACTCGAGCCGCACGCGGACAAGGCGCAATTTCCGTAGGCGCATTCCCAGGAACTTCGGCCGCGTGGCAGCCGCCAAGGTAACGCGGCGGACGCTGCGCGAGGCGACATGGGTGACCCGCCCCTTTCACCTCGGCGAGACTGTGAAAACCCTTTTCGATCGCGATTCCGCTCGCCATTGTCTCAATCGTATCGTCCCGGGAAGAGCACCCGTAACGTTGGTCCGTCATGCGCCCGCGCCAACCTTCGTCAGATACACCTTGTTCCCAAGCCCAAGCCGCCATCACCAACAGCCTGCCGATGCGTGCCACTAATTGCATCAACCGATGCGGATATGTGAATTCAAGATTCTGTCGCCCCCAAAAGTATAAGTTGAATGTAACCTTCTCCCGTGTTATACGTCTCATCAGTTCGATGAAAACTTGCTTACACATATCAGCCACGAGTTGGCCGACCATGGCGGTCGCGAAAGCGACACGGCATAGCCGGTATAACCCGGGTTGTGCGTTTAGCCTGGGACTATCCTCGGCACCAATCGGGCAACGCCCCGAAGGTAATTTGGATAGACTCGGTGTAGGCAGGTTCTGAAGAACGACGAAAGATTTCTCTCACCCTGCTTACCGCAAAGTAAGCAGGGTTTTTTGTTTCCCTGAAACTGACGGTGAATGGCAGCGACCAAAGGTGAACGACTTGTGAACGATAACAAAGTGACGTCTTGATGATGTCTGACAGTGCCAAACGAATTCAGGCGCAGGAATGCCGAGGCGTTCCACCGATGGGCTGTACCCATCGCAAGCGAAGACGCGCGCCGGGATCGTTTGAAACACTTTTACAATTCAAGGGCTTCGGAGGAGGTGTGCCCCTAAACACCGAAACAACCGCCGTGAAACCGCGGGCTGGGATCGAATAGATCGCCAGGAGGTGTTTGTTCTTTGTTGAAATTGCATGGGCCGGGAGCGCGAATGCTCCCGGCCCTTTTTACTTTCAGTTGAAAGTGAACGTTGAGCGTTGATAGGCCGGACAGCACGAAATTGCTTCTGCTGAATCTCTCAACTCTCAACCATTAACTATCAACCAACAAAGCGGTTGTGATTTAACAGCAGAATGGCTTCCCGCCACGGAGCATGTCCGGGTGCAACTCCCGGCAACCGCACCAAATCATTTACGATTTCGGATTTGCGATTGACGATTTTCCCCACAGGCCGCGCACCAGCTTGTGCAGCAGAGTCTCCAAAGCTCAGCCCACTCGGGGCAGCACCGAGGCGGCCTGCCAAATCGAAAATCTTAAGTTCCCTTGGGGGTCGTGGCAGACAAGCAATGCTCTTGCCCTGCAAGCAAGCTCATGCGGGAGCGTTACCCGCCGACTCCACCATTTCACCGCCGGAAACTCGACCAATGCACATAGAGAAGCCTCATAAACTTCTTCAGGTGGGTGTGACTCCCACTCCCGCTACCAATTCCCGGGAAGTGATCCGGCTGCCGGTCTGTAAAACCGGTGTCTTCAAACAAGCTGGAAGCGACGACTGGAGCGTTACCAGCACTTCCCACCATTTCTGGACTCGTAGCTCAACCAGTAGAGCGCCCCGTTGTCTGCGGGAAGGCTGAGGGTGCAAGTCCCTTCGGGTCCGCCAATTTCAAATCTTACCGCGATGCCAATGATCAGGGTTTGTGGCTTCGCGATCCTCCGCTCCGACGACTGCTTCTCAGTTCGTCGGGGCAACCAGCGCGTGGTGTAGCAGCAACATGCTCGGCCTGGAACCGAGGGACCGCAGGTGCAAGTCCTGCCGCGCTGACCAATTTCATTGCTCAGTGGGATAACGAGTAGTCCACCTGCCTGTTAAGCAGGATGGTGCTGGTGCGAATCCAGCCTGAGCAGCCAATTTCAAATGCTCGCGTAGCTCAATTACCAGAGCGCGACGCTTCTAACGTCGGAGATGAAGGTGGGAGTCCTTCCGCGAGTGCCAATCGTAAATCGTAAATCTGAAATCGTAAATTCCATGGAAGGCAGGCAGATATAAGCTGGCTGCACCTGTCTCGAAAACAGGATCGGCATCCCCGAGGTCGGAGCGTTACCGACGCCTTCCGCCATTTACCAACCCTTAACGAAAGGAAATTCCATGAAACCCTTACTCCGTTACCAAAGCCAATTGCTCTTTCGCAAGAGCTACAAACCAAATCGTGTCCTCCGAATCCGCCCGGTGAAATTGAATTTCGTATTTCGTCCGGTCCGCTTCGGACTGAAACCAAAAATCAAAACTGTCCCGTAGCTCAAAAGCAGAGCGCTCGCCTGATAAGCGAGCGACCGCGGAGCGTTACCGCGCGGGACAACCAATTGTAAACCCCAAAACCGAAATCTGAAAACCGAAAGGACTCCCATGAAGATCGCCAAGGCACTCAAGTTGAAGAACCAACTGGCGGGCGAAGTCGCCCAGTTGAAGGACTTGCTCGCCAAGCAGAACGTCCGCAGCACCAAGCAGAAGTTCGACTACGACAGCCGCGAAGTCCTCGCGCGTCTGCGCGCCAAACTCGACGAGTTGATCAACGTCAAGGCCGCGATCGCCGCCGCCAACGTGGAAGTCTATCAAAAGATCTTCCGCCTGGCCGAGCTCAAAGGCGTCGTGACCACGTTGACCAGCCTTGACACCAAGGCCGGCGTGTTCCACGAGGGCGGCCGC
Encoded proteins:
- the cmk gene encoding (d)CMP kinase, whose translation is MKQPVVIAIDGTSASGKSTNAKLVAKALGYVYVDTGAMYRTLAWYCLQKKIDVHDAKAVANACRRWKTSLECVEKKVHLLVDGHYPAEEIRKAETSAAVPHVAAVPKVREWMKKRQRECLQFGNLVMEGRDIGTNIFPETDFKFYLDASLQERTQRRAAEGVQENLAARDQRDSQRAAAPLMIALGAKVINNSGLTAEQTSGMIIAEINKRLAQRT
- a CDS encoding 1-acyl-sn-glycerol-3-phosphate acyltransferase, which gives rise to MNPSYFIGWCFFRLLFATYFRCRFCNPERVPLQGPVILAANHASYIDPPLIGSGLKRSINYLARENLFRFPVVGAVLRSWQVVPVDRDGGGAKGLKAILDRLLAGGAIIVFPEGTRTRDGQLQPARSGIGLTVIKSSAPVVPVRVFGTYEAFGRHLHVPRPYRMTVKYGQPMMFGKLRAEAKTCSKARLKEIYQQVADEIMATIAKLEPHADKAQFP